CCTAAAATGGGGGATTCAGAGCAGAGACTGGAGCTGTACCAGGTCACTGGGAACAAATCACGCTACCTGAACTCACGCTTCATTTCCCTTCAAACGGCTGGCAAGTGGGTGTCGTTTGATGTGACGTCCACCCTGAAAGACTGGTTGCAGATGCCTGGTGAGATTCACTGTTTCCTGCAACAAACCAGTGTGCTAATCTGCAATTtactcacacacaaacaattatctaaaataaaattaaacttgctcgaaatgtaatttattttcaaCACATCATATTACTAGTACAAACATTGACTCTACCTAACCATATCCAACATCACAATCGGTGGTAGTAACTTAGATGAGTCAAATATCAAATATGTACTTACTCCaagggccatttatatcgaagttgatatttagccgcactatattggtgtttcataacatctagtttttatgaggtgggttgtcAGCCCAGGACCCAACcgggaggaccaggacatacacatacactacagacaatttagcttgccctaTTCACCTACaacacatgtctttgaactgtgggggaaaccagagcacccagaggcaacgcatgcaaacacaggggcaaacacaacatgcaaacgccacacagaaataccaactgacacagccggggctcgaaccagcgaccttcttgctgtgaggtgtcagtGCTAGCCACAGCACCACGGTGTCGCCAAAATAACACTGCTACAAaccttcatttttaaaaaaaaatctgtcacgtTGTAAACACTCTTGCTGTTGTGGTTCTTGAATTTacataaaatagattttaatatatGTTAGTTATTATGTTGATGGCAAGAAGTCATAGTGCTGAAATCAGTTCTTTATAGTATATTCAGAGATTTCACAATAATATTGATCGTCATTCTTTCAGTTTTAGATTGCTCATATTACACTGacacttgtttatttgtttaaaatatatcacATGCATCCAAATAATGCTTTTTAATTGAAACTTTCTCTAAATTTAATCCACAGAGGAGAAGCAGGAGTTTCAGCTGCAGCTGGCCTGTAGCTGCAAGCCCGAGTCTCAGAACactgaatttttatttaaaatagcagGTTTGTGAACTCAAATTAAAAGCCTGTATCAGCTTGTTTAGATACAACAAGCTAATATTACTAATTGTGCACACAGGTTTGTCCCGCAATAGAGGTGATACGGGCCTCTTAGCGGACCAAGTGGCAAAGCCTTACATTTTGGTGATGTCACATCCTGCTGATGGCCACAGCCCAGCAAAATCGCGCAGAAAACGGGAAACAGATGCTGTTTGTACTGAGTGAgcaatttattttatgatttatgatttatctatctatctatctatctatctatctatctatctatctatctatctatctatctatctatctatctatctatctatctatctatctatctatctatctatctatactcaccggtcactttattaggtacaccttagtagtacCGGATTTGAcactcttttgccttcagaactgccttaatccattttggcatagattcaacaaggtgctggaaatattcctcagagattttggttcatattaacattatagcatcacgcagttgctgtagatttttcacattcatgatgcaaatctcccgtttcaccacatcccaaaggtgctctgttggattgagttctggtgactgtggaggccatttgagtacagtgaactcatagtcatgttcaagaaaccagtctgggaGGATTTGcattttatgacatggcacgttctcctgctggaagtagccctcagaagatgggtacactgtggtcataaagggatggacatggtcagcaacaatactcaggcagtCTGTGGTGTTGACAGACACATGCTCAAATAGTAGTACTTgccccaaagtgtgtcaagaaaatatccaccacatcattacaccaccagcagcagcctgaaccgttgaaacaaggcaggatggatccatgctttcatgttgttgacgccaaattctgaccctaccatctgaatgttgcagcagaaatcaagactcattagACTAGGCAATGTTTTTCGATTGGCtgatttgcgttaatgagcagttggacatttgtacctaataaagtggccagtgagtgcatcTATCTATTTTTAGTGGAAATCAAAATTAGAGAAAAATTTGTGGATAAAATGCCTAGACTAACCTTTACTAACAGCATGTGGTGTGGACACAGAATGGGTTGATTAGCATGTTATAGCTATTTCTGTGAAAAAAAGGTCAATAAATCGTTTTGTTATTTTGATCTTCACTGTATTTGtgtattgtatttgtgtatttgtgtgctaCATCAGAAGCCTTACTGCTGTCTTCTGCGTGTTGAATACAGAAAGTCTGAGGGTTGCTGTGTTAGGAGTCTGTACATTGACTTCCGCAAAGACCTGGGCTGGAAGTGGATTCATGAACCTTCCGGTTACTATGCCAATTATTGCACTGGCTCTTGCTCCTATGTCTGGACATCAGAAAATAAGTACTCACAGGTAACCCTTCAACAGTCCCTTCAACACAGTTCTGTATGCTACTTTTACCATAACGTGTGATTCAAAAGCTCATACATTTTGACTTTTGCACAacatatcaacacaatctcaaggcaattcataattttttgatttagtggttaattcgtatgaatttgtatgatctcattcatacagtttagtacaatttgcttatcccccaatgacgggtgggtttaggggtggggttgggtgccatgccttctttttaaaatagtacattttcatacgactgaactcataagAATTTGTAATAATTAAcccctaaactgacaaaatgtaaaatagatacatttccttgtgagatcaggctggacataCCTACACTGTAGAAAAATATACTGGTGGACTTagatttttaagctgaatcaaattaacaatTAAGTCAattaaacttatattatgttaaactgacttaaaacagcttgcgtatcttacaaaattaagttagaacatgattaacttagtttaataagttacagtgATCTACAACATATGCAGTCAGGACTAATTGACCATATATTTTTTAGTGTATACATGTATGGCTTTTCCAGAAAACTTGCTCAGTAGCTCAGCTGGTACAGTGTTGCTTTTGTCATGCAGAGAGCTTGATCCTTTTAAAGAACTTTTTCAAAATTCTGCTTGATACCTGAAAACAAgtcttgctattttttttttctttttaaaatatgacatGTCATTTGTTATTGTGATTGTTGGTTGGAGAAACACCTTTAAAGCTGACATTGTTTAAGTGCTATGTAATCAGGACAACCTAGTAACTGACAAGCTTTGTTTTACAACCTTACAGAAAAATAACTGTTCATTGCCATAAAATATTGCCTCGTTACTTTTCACACACCCTGGATATTAACACCCCTTAATCTAGCTTTACACATTTACACCTATCAGAACAGAGCATTAATATGCTAGTCAATGAGTTGAATCTGTAAGCTACAAACACAGGCTTTTCCATTAATACATATTATAAATGTAACCGCTTTCTTTCAAAAATGTCCGGGTTCAGTCCTGAAGCTGTAACCTCTTCCTTTCCTATTCGCTTGTTTTGTCGTTTCTGGAGTGTCAGAATAGCATGTAAAGCCATGCCATGTGCTTCGAAAGCAGTTGCttatatgcatttaaatatgCCGTTTCTGCTTACATGCATATAGAGGCTAATTTGACaagttaaaatgaaatattttgtggGACTTTAATGCAAACGTTTAAACAGCATGCAAAAATTTTTGCAAAAAATTTCACGATAGGCACATATTGTATTATCATGAAATTGAGTTGGATGTTTCacaatgtacttaaaaaaaaaaaaaaaaaaaaaaaaaaaaaaaaaaaaaacgtgcctgatagttttgttttttttaatgtaattttgccTACAGGTTCTTGCACTATATAGGCATCATAATCCTGGTGCCTCTGCTCAGCCCTGCTGTGTACCTCAGGTTCTAGACCCACTGCCCATCATTTACTATGTGGGGAGACAGCATAAGGTCAGAACGGATTTTCTCACTTTCATCAGCTCTCAGTAAATGCCATCTAAATAAAGCTCAATGTATTTTCCCCCAGGTGGAACAGTTGTCAAATATGATTGTGAAAACCTGCAAGTGTTGCTGAAAGCATCATTTCCGTTTGGTCTTGATGAGCAAAGTTAAGAGAACAACACACTGAGGTGCTTGAGACCCAGCACTTTCTGAGGggattttttaattctttttttcaacttgttctttttattttacttgactCTACTGTATCACACTTGTAATGATAGATTGTTTTTTACCTGTTGTACATCTATTGTGTCATAAAACTGTACTACATGTTGCCATTAAAGTGATTGTATTCATTGTTTGCTATAAAGATGCcaaatttatttagtattattattatatttagtatttttatagtattatttaGTAGATAAATCAAATTGAGACATTTGAGACATTTCAGGTTCTGATTTTATGTTTAAGTATTAAgattaaacatacagttgaagtgagaattattagccccctttgaatttttttctttctttttttatatttcccaaatgatgtttaacagagcaaggaaattttcacagtatgtctgaaattttttcttctggagaaagtcttatttgttttatttcggctagaataaaagcagtttatttttttaaaaagccatttttagccagctatattttttgattgtctatagaacaaaccatcgttatacaatgacttgcctaattaccctaacctgcctagttaacctaattaacctagttaagcctttaaatgtcactttaagctgtatagaagtgtcttgaaaaccatcagataaaataatatttaatgtcatcatggcaaagataaaataaagcagtgaTTAAAAacgagttataaaaactattatgtttagaaatgtgttaaaaaatctctctgtgaaacagaaatt
The genomic region above belongs to Danio rerio strain Tuebingen ecotype United States chromosome 21, GRCz12tu, whole genome shotgun sequence and contains:
- the tgfb1b gene encoding transforming growth factor beta-1 proprotein, with translation MKAESLLLALQCLLGFVQYSRALSTCNPLDLELIKRKRIEAIRGQILSKLRLPKEPEVEEKELIENIPAELISVYNSTMELNEEQAANPVQHTIEDPTEEEYYAKEIHKFTMMEEKPEKYLVFNITDIKHKLGANHVLYQAEFRLRIKEPKMGDSEQRLELYQVTGNKSRYLNSRFISLQTAGKWVSFDVTSTLKDWLQMPEEKQEFQLQLACSCKPESQNTEFLFKIAGLSRNRGDTGLLADQVAKPYILVMSHPADGHSPAKSRRKRETDAVCTEKSEGCCVRSLYIDFRKDLGWKWIHEPSGYYANYCTGSCSYVWTSENKYSQVLALYRHHNPGASAQPCCVPQVLDPLPIIYYVGRQHKVEQLSNMIVKTCKCC